A stretch of the Lactuca sativa cultivar Salinas chromosome 9, Lsat_Salinas_v11, whole genome shotgun sequence genome encodes the following:
- the LOC111881164 gene encoding probable LRR receptor-like serine/threonine-protein kinase At1g05700, producing MADHVWLLILLLSLCTISVLGNVFVSIDCGASDSFTDENSIVWKGDGDLISNGVTHVVQSNYSVSHVMDTLRVFTTRKKNCYSIEAEGGKVLVRASFNYGNYDQKSNPPIFDLHFDGNFWITVNTSQVKIYEAIYFVKRKVISVCVAQTRPNNFPFISALEVRSVDSQVNKYVNPNYALFMNARFAYATNEAIRFPADTYDRIWLPMLGGGSLLNLKSDASVINVDVPNNPPQEVLKHAIIAPNTSQMITLGLPTIDYPIRYPLYINWYFSEIQEVNSTNIRAFRVLENRLPFSLPIVPPFGNVSVYFISNLTVTPNTNFSINPLGDTTLPPLINAIEVYSISDALTNGTNNNDVEGLVSLQNAFDVLQEWGGDPCLPAPYSWEWINCNDDSTPRVTSLNLTGFNLSGPLPDFSNMDALEIIDFHNNSLTGPIPGFIGKLRNLKQLYLADNQFSGSIPRSLSTNSNLNLSLTENPLLCTNDKSCPRNNKNKKQTSKLPVILGITIPVFFIVAIIIGFLVIRHNRRIPHTGDMSQNINGPSNTRGTMPNGNVDDEGANELRGNKEEQFYASPSPLLAEG from the exons ATGGCCGACCATGTATGGCTTCTAATTCTTCTCTTATCTCTATGTACAATCTCAGTCTTAGGCAACG TGTTTGTGAGCATCGATTGTGGAGCTTCGGATTCTTTCACAGATGAGAACTCGATAGTTTGGAAAGGAGATGGTGACTTAATATCAAATGGTGTTACACACGTTGTGCAATCAAACTACTCTGTGTCTCATGTTATGGACACCTTGAGGGTTTTCACCACCCGTAAAAAGAACTGCTATTCTATAGAAGCAGAAGGAGGAAAAGTTTTGGTTCGTGCAAGTTTCAACTATGGGAACTATGACCAAAAGTCAAATCCTCCAATATTTGATCTACATTTTGATGGGAACTTTTGGATAACTGTAAATACTTCTCAAGTAAAAATATACGAAGCTATTTATTTTGTGAAAAGGAAAGTTATTAGCGTATGTGTGGCACAAACAAGGCCCAACAATTTTCCATTTATATCAGCTCTTGAAGTACGTAGTGTCGACTCACAAGTTAACAAATATGTCAACCCAAATTACGCCTTGTTCATGAACGCGAGGTTTGCTTATGCCACAAATGAAGCTATAAG GTTTCCAGCAGACACTTATGATCGAATATGGCTTCCTATGCTTGGCGGTGGTTCACTACTAAACTTGAAATCCGATGCATCTGTCATCAATGTCGATGTGCCCAATAATCCTCCTCAAGAGGTCCTAAAACATGCCATCATAGCACCAAACACAAGCCAAATGATAACCCTAGGACTACCTACCATTGATTACCCCATTCGTTATCCTCTCTACATCAATTGGTATTTCTCAGAAATTCAAGAAGTCAATTCTACAAATATACGAGCTTTCAGGGTTTTGGAAAACAGGTTACCCTTCTCACTCCCGATTGTACCTCCTTTCGGAAATGTATCTGTCTATTTCATTAGTAATCTTACAGTCACCCCGAACACTAACTTCTCAATAAATCCTCTCGGTGATACCACACTTCCCCCTCTTATAAATGCTATCGAGGTTTACTCTATTAGTGATGCACTAACTAATGGAACCAACAACAATGATG TTGAAGGTTTGGTTTCTCTCCAAAACGCATTTGACGTTTTGCAAGAATGGGGCGGAGATCCTTGTCTCCCGGCACCATATTCATGGGAATGGATAAATTGCAACGATGACTCCACACCTCGTGTGACATCATT aaatctTACTGGTTTCAACCTCTCTGGGCCACTTCCAGACTTTAGCAACATGGATGCTCTTGAGATAAT AGATTTTCATAATAATAGCTTGACCGGTCCAATTCCTGGTTTTATTGGCAAATTGCGAAATCTCAAGCAGCT GTATTTGGCAGATAATCAGTTTAGTGGATCCATCCCAAGATCACTATCAACAAATTCCAATTTAAATCTTTC ACTTACAGAAAACCCCTTGTTATGTACGAATGATAAGTCATGCCCCAGGAACAACAAAAATAAAAAGCAAACCAGCAAATTACCAGTAATACTCGGAATTACTATTCCGGTATTCTTCATTGTTGCAATTATCATTGGCTTTTTGGTCATAAGGCATAATAGACGTATACCACATACAG GTGATATGAGTCAAAATATAAATGGTCCAAGTAATACAAGAGGAACTATGCCCAATGGTAACGTTGATGACGAAGGTGCCAATGAGTTAAGGGGAAACAAGGAAGAACAGTTTTATGCTTCACCTTCGCCATTACTTGCCGAAGGTTAA